Proteins encoded by one window of Prevotella nigrescens:
- a CDS encoding penicillin-binding protein — MSKFNSKNIMPRYSLIALVMSLIAIAVVAKSVYIMIVQKNYWLEVAAKQKKDNVPILPTRGNILSSDGELMASSLPEFKIYIDFKTLKESGKDTAFVDSINYICKGLNELFPEKTAGKFKQDLLNGLKEERRHFPIWKNRIDYNTYKEVKKLPVFKYNKFKSGFHEEEFNARRRPFGSLAQRTVGDLYGSKDVARCGLELSFDSILRGTNGIENRRKIRNKYLSITEIPPVDGSDIVTTIDVGIQDLAERALLNELQEINGNVGVAIVMEVATGDVKAIVNLDKCEDGQYREIKNHAVSDLLEPGSVFKTASMMVALDDNVVDTMYTVETGGGVWTMYGRDMKDHNWRRGGYGTLTLPWCLKYSSNIGVSRIIDTFYHKNPEKFVQGIYNLGLADDLQIPITGYSPAKIRMPKKNKHGQYINWSNTALPWMSIGYETQVPPISTLTFYNAIANGGKMMRPRFVKKVVKDGTALVEYPPIIQRERIAKGSTITQIRRILTEVVSEGLGKKAGSDKFSVAGKTGTAQMSKGVAGYKTGVTDYLLSFAGFFPADAPRYSCIVCIQKSGLPASGGGMSGVVFHNIAEGIMAQNLKLNVSDARDSSASLIPLVKSGNLLATDYVLSSLGFNVKNGWNGAYPFGNNIWGFAKTGKNGITLSEEKNINKRHVPDVHNMGARDAIYLLENCGIKVIMSGRGRVIEQSLVPGEKIKQGMVCKLRFA, encoded by the coding sequence ATGAGCAAGTTTAACAGTAAAAATATTATGCCACGATATTCGCTCATAGCACTTGTTATGAGCCTTATTGCCATAGCTGTTGTTGCGAAGTCTGTATACATTATGATTGTTCAAAAGAATTACTGGTTAGAAGTCGCAGCAAAACAGAAGAAAGATAATGTACCTATTTTGCCTACACGTGGCAACATACTAAGTTCTGATGGAGAACTTATGGCTAGTTCGTTGCCGGAATTTAAAATATACATCGATTTTAAAACACTTAAAGAGTCAGGGAAAGATACTGCTTTTGTTGACAGTATAAATTACATTTGTAAAGGCTTAAATGAACTTTTCCCAGAGAAGACCGCAGGAAAGTTTAAACAAGACCTGCTAAATGGATTAAAAGAAGAAAGACGACATTTCCCTATTTGGAAAAATCGTATCGATTATAACACATATAAGGAGGTTAAGAAACTTCCTGTCTTTAAGTACAATAAATTTAAAAGTGGATTCCACGAAGAAGAATTTAATGCACGCAGACGTCCATTTGGTTCTCTTGCGCAACGTACTGTTGGCGATCTTTATGGTTCAAAAGATGTAGCCCGATGTGGATTGGAACTTTCGTTTGACAGTATTCTGCGAGGAACAAATGGTATAGAAAATCGTCGGAAAATCCGTAATAAATATCTTAGCATTACAGAAATTCCACCAGTTGATGGTTCTGATATTGTTACAACCATAGATGTTGGCATTCAAGACTTAGCCGAAAGGGCGTTGCTCAACGAATTACAAGAGATAAATGGTAACGTAGGCGTAGCCATTGTTATGGAAGTTGCGACAGGAGACGTCAAAGCTATCGTAAATCTTGATAAATGCGAAGATGGGCAATACCGAGAAATCAAGAACCATGCCGTAAGCGATTTGCTCGAACCAGGGTCTGTTTTCAAAACTGCATCTATGATGGTTGCGCTCGACGATAATGTGGTAGACACAATGTACACTGTAGAAACTGGTGGTGGTGTATGGACTATGTACGGGCGAGATATGAAAGACCACAACTGGAGACGTGGAGGCTACGGAACATTAACATTACCATGGTGCCTGAAGTATAGTTCCAATATTGGTGTAAGCCGAATTATAGACACTTTCTACCATAAAAATCCAGAGAAGTTCGTACAAGGAATCTACAATTTAGGTTTAGCCGATGACTTGCAAATTCCTATCACGGGCTATTCTCCTGCTAAGATTCGTATGCCGAAGAAAAATAAACACGGTCAATATATCAACTGGAGCAATACAGCTTTACCGTGGATGAGTATTGGATATGAGACGCAAGTTCCTCCGATTTCTACATTAACTTTCTACAATGCAATCGCAAATGGTGGAAAAATGATGCGCCCGCGCTTTGTTAAGAAAGTTGTGAAAGATGGAACTGCATTAGTTGAATATCCTCCGATAATACAACGCGAACGAATTGCAAAGGGATCAACCATTACACAGATACGTAGGATACTGACAGAAGTAGTATCAGAAGGGTTAGGAAAAAAGGCTGGTTCCGATAAATTTTCCGTAGCAGGTAAGACTGGTACAGCACAGATGTCGAAAGGTGTAGCAGGATACAAGACTGGAGTAACTGACTATTTATTGAGTTTTGCAGGTTTTTTTCCTGCCGACGCACCACGATATAGTTGCATTGTATGTATACAAAAGTCAGGCTTACCTGCATCGGGAGGTGGAATGAGCGGTGTTGTTTTTCATAATATCGCAGAAGGTATAATGGCACAGAACTTAAAGCTGAATGTGTCTGATGCAAGAGACTCTTCAGCATCGCTTATTCCATTGGTAAAGAGTGGCAATCTTTTAGCAACCGATTATGTGCTTTCTTCTCTCGGTTTTAATGTTAAAAACGGATGGAATGGTGCCTATCCATTCGGCAATAACATTTGGGGATTTGCAAAAACAGGTAAGAACGGAATAACACTCTCGGAAGAAAAGAATATTAATAAACGACATGTGCCTGACGTACACAATATGGGAGCACGCGATGCGATATACTTGTTAGAAAACTGTGGTATAAAAGTTATAATGTCTGGACGTGGCAGAGTGATAGAACAATCGCTTGTACCAGGTGA
- a CDS encoding FtsL-like putative cell division protein, translating into MNDKLTENNETPEVGAKPIFTIRERQKDETDEIKILSDQTADSVAMNGSEIELEITKDSYDRNIKDDKDSKRKKNFEKKEKAVNSKIEEEEQILKNAIEDQAREDERPLASNFTLKKILGGDIFSAHFLRNNIGLIVLIVFFIIIYISNRYSVQKDLIEIDRLQTELSDAKYRALSSSSQLTERSRESHVLEILKTNKDSILKIPSRPPFIINVPAK; encoded by the coding sequence ATGAACGACAAACTTACAGAAAATAACGAGACGCCAGAAGTTGGGGCAAAACCCATCTTCACAATAAGAGAACGTCAGAAAGACGAGACTGATGAGATAAAGATATTATCTGATCAGACTGCTGATTCTGTAGCAATGAATGGCTCTGAGATAGAATTAGAAATTACAAAAGACTCATACGACAGGAACATTAAAGATGATAAAGACTCAAAAAGGAAAAAGAATTTTGAGAAAAAAGAAAAGGCTGTAAATTCTAAAATAGAAGAGGAAGAGCAGATATTGAAAAATGCAATTGAAGACCAAGCACGAGAAGACGAACGACCACTTGCAAGCAACTTCACCTTAAAGAAAATACTTGGTGGAGATATTTTTTCTGCCCATTTCTTAAGAAACAATATTGGTCTCATTGTGCTTATTGTATTTTTCATTATTATCTATATATCAAATCGCTATAGTGTTCAGAAAGATTTAATAGAGATAGATAGACTTCAAACAGAACTGTCAGATGCAAAATATAGAGCTTTATCGAGCAGCAGTCAACTAACAGAACGTTCGCGGGAAAGTCATGTATTAGAAATTCTGAAAACAAACAAAGACAGCATTTTAAAAATTCCATCACGTCCTCCATTTATCATTAACGTACCAGCAAAATAA